The segment GGGCCTTCCTGGCCACGCTGCCGCCCGGCAACTACACCGTGACGATCACCGCCGACAGCCTGCAGCCGTACCGCGGCACGGTGGAGATAGCCGAGGGACTCCAGTCCCCCGTCGGCCAGGTGCAGTTGGCGCCGTCCCCGCAGCAGGAGCTGCCCGCGCCCGGCACCTGGGTCTTCGACCCGCCGCACAGTTCGATCCGCTTCATCGCCAAGCACGTGGGCATGGCGAACGTGCACGGCCGCTTCGACAACTTCGAGGGCCGTCTGTACGTCGCGGACCGGATGGAGGAATCCAAGGTCGAGGTCCGCATCGAGGCCGCGAGCATCAACACGGGCAACAAGACCCGGGATCAGCACCTGCGCTCCGCGGACTTCCTGGAGGTCGACAGGTATCCCTTCCTCCACTTCGCCAGCGACCGCTTCGTGCACCGCGTCGGCTCGAAGTGGACCGTGCAGGGCCATCTGACCCTGCACGGCGTGAGCCGCTCGATCGCCCTCGAAACGAACTACCTCGGCCTGGCGACCGGCGGTTACGGCGAGGAGACCCGCTGCGCCGCCCTGGCCAGGACCGAACTCCACCGCGAGGACTACACCCTCAACTGGAGGAAGATGCTCGCCCGGGGCATCGCGGTCATCGGCCAGACGATCCAGCTCGAACTGGACATCCAGGCCATGTACTCCAGCCACGACACCCCGGTCCCGCCGGAGTAGAAGCCAGGACCCAGGAT is part of the Streptomyces sp. NBC_01262 genome and harbors:
- a CDS encoding YceI family protein — its product is MAFALLRRKRSRTDGAGPALLPPIAPGAGLLSCQVVDPIGQPLGGAEVTVTDIGSGRTRVKATSDPYGAFLATLPPGNYTVTITADSLQPYRGTVEIAEGLQSPVGQVQLAPSPQQELPAPGTWVFDPPHSSIRFIAKHVGMANVHGRFDNFEGRLYVADRMEESKVEVRIEAASINTGNKTRDQHLRSADFLEVDRYPFLHFASDRFVHRVGSKWTVQGHLTLHGVSRSIALETNYLGLATGGYGEETRCAALARTELHREDYTLNWRKMLARGIAVIGQTIQLELDIQAMYSSHDTPVPPE